The nucleotide sequence AGACAGCATACCCGGTTTCACTTCCGGAATGGCAAGACCTGTTCCCGGCTAAAAGCGTTGCCAGGCAACGACTATCAGTAATCACGGCGCGTCGTACGCATCGAAGGGCATGCTTTGCCCGCCATTATCCACCAGCTGCTGTCGGCTATTCACCATCCGCATTGCCAACGGCCTGACGTGCGGAAACATGTCCAGGTTGGTCGGTGGGTGATTCTTCGACTACCGGCGGCGCCACGGCGTTGTGCCGAAGAGCACACCGGCGACCGCACCGGCGGAGAGCACACCGGCCGTCACCACGCCCCGGTGCTGGGACAGCCAGAGTTGCGGACTCCGGGTCCGGTACGGCGTGTCGAACTCCCCGTGCGCGCCCCGGTCCACCCCGTCACCGTCGTCCACCGGATGCCAGAGGTTCGCCCGGCGGTCCGGCGGGGCCGGCCGCGCCGTCTGCTGTCCGGAGTACCCGGTCCGGGCCAGATAGCGGTCGAGCAGGCCGGGCAGGCAGCGGTTGCCGATGATGGTGCCGACCGTCGACGCGCCCACCCAGTACTCCCGGCGGTCCGGCCGGTCGGCCGCGTGCACGATCGCCCGGGCCGCCAGTTCGGGCTGGTAGATCGGCGGTACGGGTCGGGCACGGTTGCGCAGCCGGGACAGCACCCAGTCGAACTGCGGGGTGTTCAGCGCCGGCAGGTGCACCATGGTGACCCGGACCGGGCTGCGGTCGTGCAGCAGTTCACAGCGGAGCGACTCGGTGAAGCCGACGATGGCGTGCTTCGCACCGCAGTACGCGGACTGTAGCGGGATCGACCGGTACGCCAGCGCCGATCCGACCTGCACGATCGTGCCGGCGCCCCGGGGCAGCATCCGGTCCAGCGCGGCCAGGGTGCCGTGGACGTACCCGAGATAGCAGACCTCGGTCACCCGCCGGAACTCCTCGGGTGCGATCTGGTGCAGCGGCGCGAAGACCGAGACGATGGCGTTGTTGACCCAGAGGTCGATCGGGCCGAGTTCGCCGGTCGCCCGATCCGCCGCCGCCGCCACCTGCCGGTGGTCCGCAACGTCCGTCTCGATCGGCAGCGGTACGCCGCCGGCCGCCCGGACGTCCTCGGCCGCCCCCCGCAGGCCGGCACCGCCCCTGGCCAGCAGGGCGATCCGCATCCCCCGCCGGGCCAGCAGCCGGGCCGTCGCCCGGCCCACCCCGGCACTCGCCCCGGTGATCACCGCCACCCGGGCCGCGGGTCGGCCGCGCACCCCTCGACCGCGCATCCCGCCCCCGTCCAGACCCGGTCCTGCCTGCCGCGCGGCGGCTACCCGAGGGGCGGCCCGGCAAACGGTCCGACACGGGCCAGGGCGATCCGGCGCGGTTCGGCACGGTCCGACACGGGCCGGCACGGGCCGGCACGGGCCAGCGCGGTTCGGCACGGGCCAGCGCGGTTCGGCACGGGCCAGCGCGGTTCGGCACGGGCCAGCGCGATCCGGCGCGGCCGGCACGGAGCGCGGGAGACCGGAGCAACCAGGCCGGACCACCCGTCCGGGTGAGGATGAAGCCGGGGCGCGCGGGTAACCGCGTCCGCGAAGGTGCGGCGGATTCCGCGAAGGTGCGGCGGGTGGAGGAACGAGTGCGCGGACGCGCGGTACCGGCGACGACGACCGTCGGTGCCGCGCTGGCCGCCCAGGTGGTGCCGGCCCTGACGGTACTGCCGGGGATACGGCTGCGGTTCTTTCCCCGGCTGAGCGGGCGCGGCTCTCCGGGGCACGTCGCGCTGACCTTCGACGACGGCCCCGACCCGGCTTCCACCCCGCTCTTCGTCGAGGCGCTGGCCGCGCACCGGACCCGCGCCACGTTCTTCCTGCTCGGATCGATGCTGGCCCGCGCGCCCGCGCTCGGCCTGGACCTCGCCGCCGCCGGGCACGAGGTGGCGGTGCACGGCTGGGCGCACCAGAACCTGCTGCTGCGCGGCCCGCACGCCACCTACCGCGACCTGGCCCGGACCCGGGAGCTGATCGGCGCGGTGACCGGTCGGGTGCCCCGGTTCTTCCGACCGCCCTACGGGGTACTCAGCGCCGCCGCCCTGGTGGCCGCGCGCCGGCTGGACCTGACGCCGGTGCTCTGGACCTGCTGGGGGCGGGACTGGACCCGGACGGCCACCCGCGCCTCGGTACTCGACACGCTGCGCGACGGGCTGGCCGGCGGCGGCACGGTGCTACTGCACGACTCGGACTGCACCTCCGCACCGGGCGCCTGGCGGGCAAGTCTGGCCGCCCTGCCGTACCTGTTGGAGGAGTGCCTGCGTCGAGGCTGGCAGGTCGGTCCGCTCGGCGAGCACGGCTGACGACACCGGCAGGCCCCCGACCGACTGCGACCCGTACCCGGCAAACCGACCCGGTCAAGCCCACCCCCCGCTCAGCCCACCCCGGCTCAGCCCACCCGGTCGGTCAACTCGCCCGGCACCGGCTCCGCACGGTCGCCCGGCACCACCCCGGTACGGCTGCCGGGTACCGCCTCGGCACGGCCACCGGGCACGACCGGCGCTGCCGGGGTGGGGGTGCCGGCCACCGGCTGGGTCGCGGACCGCGGATGCCGGACCCGGGTCACCACGCCGAGGTGTGCCCGCCGGGCGGCCTGGAGCGCGCTGAACAGCCCGTACGCCCCGCGCCCCACCAGCCGGTGTTTCAGCCCGGCCGCCCCGCCGGGCGGTTGGTAGCCGGCCGGCGGCAGGTGTGCCCGGTACCGGGTGACGATCTCGGCGAAGAACTCGCGGCGGCGCTCCGGCGGCACCCGCCGGGGGTGACCGAGCACCTGCAACAGGTGCCAGATCATCCGCTGGAAGACCAGGTGGCGCAGGTCGGCCGACATCGCCGGCTCGGCGTCGAGTCGGGCCAGCACCCGGTCCCAGTGTGCGAAGACCTCGAAGTGCCGCTCGCTGGGCGTCGCGGTGATCGCCCCTTCGGGGCGCTGCCGGTAGGCGTAACAGCACCGGTCGAGCAGGGTGATCCGCTCGGCGGCGAACATCAGCGGGAAACTGAACGAGACGTCCTCGTACCAGCCGGGTTCGAAGGTCAGGCCCAGGTCCAGCAGGAACCGGCGGCGGATCACCTTGTTGCAGGTGATGTGCAGCACCGACAGCAGGGCCGGCCGCTCGCGCAGGGTGAACGTCTCCGGCGCCGGCCTGCCGGCACCGACCTGGGAGAGTCCCAGGTGCCGCGTCCCGCCGTTCGGGTAATGCCTGGTGTACGCGGTGACCAGCAGGTCCGGCCGGGTTCGGGCCAACCGCTCGGCGACGGCGCCGAGACTTCCCCCGGGCAGCCAGTCGTCGCCGTCGACGAACCAGACGTACTCGCCGGTGGCCCGGGACAGGCCGGTGTTGCGGGCCGGCCCGAGTCCCTGGTTGTGGTCGAGGGTGACCACCACCAGCCGGGGGTCGCGGGCGGCGTACCGGGCCAGGATCGCGGCGGAGCCGTCGGTGGATCCGTCGTCCACCGCCACCACTTCGAGATCACGGAAGGACGGGTCGAGAATGGAG is from Micromonospora sp. WMMD1102 and encodes:
- a CDS encoding SDR family oxidoreductase, translated to MRGRGVRGRPAARVAVITGASAGVGRATARLLARRGMRIALLARGGAGLRGAAEDVRAAGGVPLPIETDVADHRQVAAAADRATGELGPIDLWVNNAIVSVFAPLHQIAPEEFRRVTEVCYLGYVHGTLAALDRMLPRGAGTIVQVGSALAYRSIPLQSAYCGAKHAIVGFTESLRCELLHDRSPVRVTMVHLPALNTPQFDWVLSRLRNRARPVPPIYQPELAARAIVHAADRPDRREYWVGASTVGTIIGNRCLPGLLDRYLARTGYSGQQTARPAPPDRRANLWHPVDDGDGVDRGAHGEFDTPYRTRSPQLWLSQHRGVVTAGVLSAGAVAGVLFGTTPWRRR
- a CDS encoding glycosyltransferase family 2 protein — its product is MTLLSVIVPVYQVRAYLAECLDSILDPSFRDLEVVAVDDGSTDGSAAILARYAARDPRLVVVTLDHNQGLGPARNTGLSRATGEYVWFVDGDDWLPGGSLGAVAERLARTRPDLLVTAYTRHYPNGGTRHLGLSQVGAGRPAPETFTLRERPALLSVLHITCNKVIRRRFLLDLGLTFEPGWYEDVSFSFPLMFAAERITLLDRCCYAYRQRPEGAITATPSERHFEVFAHWDRVLARLDAEPAMSADLRHLVFQRMIWHLLQVLGHPRRVPPERRREFFAEIVTRYRAHLPPAGYQPPGGAAGLKHRLVGRGAYGLFSALQAARRAHLGVVTRVRHPRSATQPVAGTPTPAAPVVPGGRAEAVPGSRTGVVPGDRAEPVPGELTDRVG
- a CDS encoding polysaccharide deacetylase family protein — protein: MEERVRGRAVPATTTVGAALAAQVVPALTVLPGIRLRFFPRLSGRGSPGHVALTFDDGPDPASTPLFVEALAAHRTRATFFLLGSMLARAPALGLDLAAAGHEVAVHGWAHQNLLLRGPHATYRDLARTRELIGAVTGRVPRFFRPPYGVLSAAALVAARRLDLTPVLWTCWGRDWTRTATRASVLDTLRDGLAGGGTVLLHDSDCTSAPGAWRASLAALPYLLEECLRRGWQVGPLGEHG